The following are from one region of the Corynebacterium hindlerae genome:
- a CDS encoding inorganic phosphate transporter translates to MTSSHDSLENFGVAPVRDDAGTDKWFNLIFGGLLIATVVSLFLWATGQIGVGNHVVLLITTIAFGCFMAFNIGGNDVANSFGTSVGAGTLTMKQALLIAAVFEVGGAVLAGGDVTDTVKSGIVKFEGVSLQPMDFAYIMLAALLGAALWLLVATKLGWPVSTTHSIVGGIVGAAVTLGFVSDATGDMSPWAIVQWGEIGNIVISWFLSPALGGLVAYALYLTVKKTILVYNDKANAKIEQIRQERTQLAEQQKIKLSRLSGDELIRVNDAMARDAVTTSNGTYAVSDLESDYFRQLHRINSQVKGVGTHRALIRYVPLLALFGSVVITSMMLFKGLKNIGLHLTTMGNLSIILMVAAVVWMAVYIFARTMVGKDLERSTFVLFSWMQVFTAATFAFSHGSNDIANAVGPFAAVLDVLKHDAIQAKAEVPMPLMITAGISLVVGLWFIGRHVIQTVGTGLTQMHPASGFSAELSAAGVVMGASLLGLPVSSTHILIGAILGVGMVNRSANWGLMRRIAMAWVITIPVSAVVGAVGFVVLRAVFGA, encoded by the coding sequence ATGACTTCTTCCCATGATTCCTTAGAGAATTTCGGCGTTGCCCCCGTGCGAGATGATGCCGGCACCGATAAGTGGTTCAACCTAATCTTCGGTGGTCTGCTCATCGCTACCGTAGTGAGTCTCTTCCTGTGGGCTACTGGACAAATCGGAGTGGGAAACCACGTTGTACTTCTGATAACTACCATCGCCTTCGGCTGCTTCATGGCCTTCAACATTGGCGGCAATGACGTGGCCAATTCCTTTGGCACCTCCGTGGGGGCCGGCACGCTGACGATGAAACAGGCCTTGCTCATCGCAGCGGTCTTTGAAGTCGGTGGTGCGGTCCTGGCTGGTGGCGATGTGACGGACACGGTGAAGTCCGGCATCGTCAAGTTTGAGGGTGTCAGTCTTCAGCCGATGGATTTCGCCTACATCATGTTGGCTGCGCTGTTGGGGGCAGCGTTGTGGCTCCTGGTAGCAACGAAGCTGGGGTGGCCGGTGTCGACGACGCACTCCATCGTGGGCGGCATCGTGGGGGCCGCGGTGACTCTCGGCTTCGTCTCCGATGCGACGGGCGACATGAGCCCATGGGCGATCGTCCAGTGGGGTGAGATCGGCAATATCGTGATCAGCTGGTTCCTATCACCCGCGCTCGGCGGACTAGTGGCCTACGCGCTGTACTTAACGGTGAAAAAGACGATCCTGGTGTACAACGACAAAGCAAACGCCAAAATTGAACAGATCCGCCAGGAGCGTACTCAGCTTGCAGAACAACAAAAAATCAAGCTCAGTCGTCTCAGTGGTGATGAGCTTATCCGGGTCAATGATGCGATGGCGCGAGATGCGGTGACCACCTCGAACGGCACCTACGCGGTTTCTGACCTGGAGAGTGATTATTTCCGACAGCTGCACCGGATTAACTCCCAGGTAAAGGGGGTCGGTACCCACCGCGCTCTCATCCGCTACGTGCCGCTTCTGGCACTGTTCGGTTCAGTGGTTATTACGTCGATGATGCTGTTCAAGGGGCTGAAAAACATTGGCCTGCACTTGACCACAATGGGGAACCTGAGCATCATCTTGATGGTCGCTGCTGTGGTGTGGATGGCTGTTTACATCTTTGCGCGCACCATGGTGGGCAAGGACTTGGAGCGATCAACCTTCGTCCTGTTTTCTTGGATGCAGGTGTTCACCGCGGCGACGTTCGCGTTCTCCCACGGCTCCAACGACATCGCCAACGCCGTAGGACCGTTCGCTGCGGTCCTGGATGTGCTCAAGCATGATGCGATCCAGGCGAAGGCAGAAGTTCCGATGCCACTGATGATCACCGCGGGTATTTCCCTGGTGGTGGGCCTGTGGTTCATCGGGCGCCATGTGATTCAGACCGTGGGCACCGGGCTGACGCAAATGCACCCGGCGTCGGGCTTCTCTGCGGAGCTCTCGGCTGCCGGCGTGGTGATGGGCGCGTCGCTGTTGGGCCTGCCCGTGTCCTCCACCCACATCCTCATCGGCGCGATTCTGGGTGTCGGCATGGTCAATCGCTCCGCCAACTGGGGCTTGATGCGCCGAATCGCGATGGCATGGGTCATTACTATACCAGTGTCCGCGGTCGTCGGCGCCGTAGGCTTCGTGGTCCTACGTGCGGTATTCGGTGCCTAA
- a CDS encoding FAD-dependent monooxygenase, translating to MYDVIIIGAGPTGLVLANLLGKFGVATRVIEQRDTLIDYPRGVGLDDESMRTFQSIDVVDSIEPFVVPNHKMRLVNGHGDVIMANDPKGTPLGWPRKLGFLQPLIDEQLMKNLDRFDSVSLTFGTELVGIREEEDSVVVTSQRADGTKEDLVGRFVVGCEGGRSFTGSSGFRVR from the coding sequence ATGTACGACGTCATCATCATCGGAGCCGGTCCGACGGGGTTGGTGCTTGCCAACTTGCTGGGGAAATTCGGCGTAGCTACCCGAGTGATTGAACAGCGAGATACTCTCATTGACTATCCACGGGGCGTCGGCCTCGATGATGAATCGATGCGTACATTCCAAAGCATCGACGTTGTAGATAGCATTGAACCCTTTGTGGTCCCGAACCACAAGATGAGACTGGTCAACGGACATGGCGATGTCATTATGGCTAACGACCCGAAAGGTACCCCACTCGGGTGGCCACGCAAGCTGGGCTTTTTGCAGCCGCTTATCGACGAGCAGTTGATGAAAAACTTGGACCGCTTTGACAGCGTGAGTCTGACTTTCGGGACAGAACTGGTGGGGATCCGGGAAGAGGAAGATAGCGTAGTCGTCACGAGTCAGCGTGCAGATGGTACGAAAGAAGACTTGGTTGGTCGGTTTGTTGTGGGCTGCGAAGGTGGTCGGTCTTTTACTGGCTCTTCCGGTTTTAGAGTGCGTTGA
- a CDS encoding FAD-dependent monooxygenase, with amino-acid sequence MGAQFDGVSPSTRWVVIDVDNDPLGMPNVYLGADPKRPYVPIGLPRGVRRFEFMLFDDEPSEIVEDDDFVTKLLGDHLPPNTSLDVIRRRVFTHHGRIASTFRKGRVLIAGDAAHLMPVWMGQGFNSGVRDATNLAWKLSLVVRGLARQELSDTYDLERRDHAKAMIDLSLTLGNIIKPTNPVLAGARDAVSWVVNKSSATREYFADMKFKPMPRYQRGVVADHLSLTPGTARAKLSVKDALLIPFKNAQPKESAVGRMFIQPQVAAPEPRLLDTVLGERFAVLTWGMDPQRFLRDADCTLLQPVCVVSPSQYDWAKTHCAEGTVVVCDITGELKEWFDQTGVGSVILRPDKFVAAVALNAQLSQAWRAVREAGSLTG; translated from the coding sequence ATCGGGGCGCAGTTTGACGGGGTGTCTCCCTCCACTCGGTGGGTGGTCATCGATGTGGACAATGATCCGCTCGGTATGCCAAACGTCTATCTGGGGGCTGATCCGAAGCGGCCATATGTGCCCATTGGACTGCCACGCGGTGTGCGCCGATTTGAATTCATGCTCTTCGATGATGAGCCGAGTGAGATCGTTGAAGACGATGATTTTGTCACCAAGCTGCTAGGAGATCATCTTCCCCCCAATACTTCACTGGACGTCATTCGGCGTCGCGTGTTCACCCACCACGGGCGCATCGCTTCGACGTTCCGTAAAGGGCGCGTCCTGATTGCGGGCGACGCAGCCCATCTCATGCCTGTGTGGATGGGGCAGGGGTTCAACTCCGGTGTCCGTGACGCCACCAACCTGGCGTGGAAGCTATCCCTCGTGGTCCGAGGCCTGGCCCGGCAAGAATTGTCGGACACCTACGACCTAGAGCGTCGCGACCATGCGAAGGCAATGATCGATCTTTCGCTCACCCTGGGGAATATCATCAAGCCAACGAACCCCGTGCTGGCTGGCGCCCGAGACGCAGTTTCTTGGGTGGTGAACAAATCCTCGGCGACCCGCGAGTACTTCGCGGACATGAAATTCAAGCCGATGCCACGGTACCAGAGGGGAGTGGTGGCCGACCATCTTTCGCTGACCCCAGGTACTGCCCGTGCGAAACTTTCTGTGAAAGACGCGCTGCTCATCCCCTTCAAGAATGCGCAACCTAAAGAGAGCGCAGTGGGTCGAATGTTCATTCAACCCCAAGTCGCGGCACCAGAACCGCGGCTCCTCGATACCGTGCTAGGAGAGCGTTTCGCTGTGCTCACTTGGGGGATGGATCCCCAGCGATTCCTCCGCGATGCTGACTGTACGTTGCTACAACCGGTTTGCGTGGTGTCCCCTTCCCAATACGACTGGGCAAAAACCCATTGCGCGGAAGGAACAGTGGTGGTCTGCGACATCACGGGAGAGCTCAAAGAATGGTTCGACCAGACTGGTGTGGGATCTGTGATCCTACGCCCAGACAAGTTCGTAGCCGCCGTTGCTCTGAACGCCCAGTTGTCACAAGCCTGGCGCGCTGTGCGTGAGGCCGGATCCTTAACTGGATAG
- a CDS encoding 50S ribosomal protein L25/general stress protein Ctc: MSNQAISLDATPRKEFGKGFARRARKAGLIPTVIYANGFEPVHINVNRIEFTKIVRNHGVNAVVSVNIEGEKQLAMIKHVDQNVLTWEIDHADLLAIKKGETVEVEVPVVAEGTPGPGTMVMQETDTIRILADVMSIPEEITISIEGKTVGEQITAADIELPAGAELVDEPELLMINFVAPEDNEAEADEAAAEAGVVEDAPEAPEAEETEE, from the coding sequence ATGTCCAACCAGGCTATCTCCCTGGACGCAACCCCACGTAAGGAATTCGGCAAGGGCTTCGCACGTCGTGCACGCAAGGCCGGCCTGATCCCTACCGTCATCTACGCTAACGGCTTCGAGCCAGTTCACATCAACGTGAACCGCATCGAGTTCACCAAGATCGTCCGTAACCACGGCGTGAACGCTGTTGTGTCCGTGAACATCGAGGGCGAGAAGCAGCTCGCCATGATCAAGCACGTTGACCAGAACGTTCTGACCTGGGAGATCGATCACGCTGACCTGCTCGCCATCAAGAAGGGCGAGACCGTTGAGGTTGAGGTTCCAGTTGTTGCAGAAGGCACCCCTGGCCCAGGCACCATGGTCATGCAGGAGACCGACACCATCCGCATCCTCGCAGACGTCATGTCCATCCCTGAAGAGATCACCATCTCCATCGAGGGCAAGACCGTGGGCGAGCAGATCACCGCTGCCGACATCGAGCTGCCTGCAGGCGCTGAGCTTGTCGACGAGCCAGAGCTGCTCATGATCAACTTCGTTGCCCCAGAAGACAATGAAGCTGAAGCCGATGAGGCTGCTGCTGAGGCCGGCGTTGTTGAAGACGCCCCAGAAGCTCCAGAAGCTGAGGAAACCGAAGAATAA
- a CDS encoding ribose-phosphate diphosphokinase has translation MTAHWTESQKNLMLFSGRAHPELGEAVAEELGVELTPMTARDFANGEIFVRFEESVRGSDAFVIQSHTQPLNKWLMEQLIMIDALKRGSAKRITAILPFYPYARQDKKHRGREPISARLVADLLKAAGADRIVSVDLHTDQIQGFFDGPVDHMHAMPILTDYIKANYSLENICVVSPDAGRVKVAEKWANTLGDAPLAFVHKTRSTEVANQVVANRVVGDVAGKTCVLLDDMIDTGGTIAGAVGVLREAGASDVIIACTHGVFSEPARERLSQCGAKEVITTDTLPQSTEGWDNLTVLSIAPLLARTIKEIFENGSVTTLFEGQA, from the coding sequence ATGACTGCACATTGGACCGAAAGCCAGAAGAACCTGATGCTGTTTTCCGGGCGTGCGCACCCGGAACTCGGCGAGGCTGTGGCTGAAGAACTGGGTGTTGAGCTCACCCCGATGACCGCGCGCGATTTCGCTAACGGCGAGATCTTTGTTCGTTTCGAGGAGTCGGTACGTGGTTCCGATGCCTTCGTCATCCAGTCCCACACTCAGCCGCTGAACAAGTGGCTGATGGAACAGCTGATCATGATCGATGCGCTCAAGCGTGGCTCCGCTAAGCGCATCACCGCGATCCTGCCGTTCTACCCATACGCTCGCCAGGATAAGAAGCACCGTGGCCGTGAGCCTATTTCCGCTCGCCTGGTTGCTGACCTGCTCAAGGCTGCTGGTGCAGACCGCATCGTGTCCGTGGACCTGCACACTGACCAGATCCAGGGCTTCTTCGATGGCCCAGTCGACCACATGCATGCCATGCCTATCCTCACGGATTACATCAAGGCAAACTACTCGCTGGAAAACATCTGCGTGGTCTCCCCTGATGCCGGTCGCGTGAAGGTCGCAGAGAAGTGGGCGAACACCCTCGGCGATGCCCCGCTCGCATTCGTGCACAAGACCCGTTCCACCGAGGTAGCCAACCAGGTGGTAGCGAACCGCGTTGTCGGTGACGTCGCTGGCAAGACGTGTGTGTTGCTCGATGACATGATCGATACCGGTGGAACTATTGCAGGCGCCGTCGGCGTGCTGCGTGAAGCTGGCGCTTCCGACGTGATCATTGCCTGCACCCACGGCGTGTTCTCCGAGCCAGCTCGTGAGCGTCTGTCCCAGTGCGGTGCGAAGGAAGTCATCACCACAGATACCCTGCCTCAGTCCACCGAGGGTTGGGACAACCTCACCGTGCTGTCCATCGCTCCGCTGCTGGCCCGCACGATCAAGGAAATCTTCGAAAACGGTTCCGTGACTACCCTTTTCGAAGGCCAAGCCTAA
- a CDS encoding putative quinol monooxygenase: protein MIRLTARFAQLDDALLTEITAAREAVAQCEVYRSLAAGEEAYALAMLCDDEKGMAALLERSGQFPALSQIFTDGDVEIYRQSSYQLADGCWTPTDATTEPGPIMWPAAGPVSIVIQGAYQPNELMRELTAREIAETRREPGCIHYAWYENIELPDHLMLLELWSDQRIYDLHWQGRMRSVELRGDSGRQPAPMLRGEPSREFYRQQAFELHYGMFLPREPERYAETVRWGAR, encoded by the coding sequence GTGATACGCCTCACCGCCAGGTTTGCACAGCTTGACGACGCCCTCCTGACTGAAATCACTGCTGCTCGCGAAGCGGTAGCGCAGTGTGAGGTTTACCGGAGCCTCGCAGCAGGTGAAGAAGCATACGCGCTGGCCATGCTGTGTGACGACGAGAAAGGCATGGCTGCGCTTCTGGAGCGAAGCGGGCAATTCCCAGCGCTATCCCAAATCTTCACAGATGGAGACGTGGAGATCTACCGTCAGTCTTCATATCAGCTCGCCGACGGGTGCTGGACGCCCACCGATGCGACGACCGAACCTGGGCCCATCATGTGGCCCGCCGCCGGGCCGGTATCCATCGTCATTCAAGGTGCTTACCAGCCCAATGAGCTGATGCGGGAGCTGACGGCGCGAGAAATCGCAGAAACGCGACGTGAACCCGGTTGCATCCACTACGCCTGGTACGAGAATATCGAGCTTCCTGACCACCTCATGCTGCTCGAGTTATGGTCCGATCAGCGGATCTACGATCTCCATTGGCAGGGAAGGATGCGCAGCGTCGAGCTACGTGGTGATTCCGGTCGTCAACCTGCGCCGATGCTTCGGGGAGAACCGTCACGAGAGTTTTACCGTCAGCAAGCCTTTGAACTTCACTACGGAATGTTCCTGCCACGTGAACCCGAGCGTTATGCGGAGACTGTGCGCTGGGGAGCACGCTGA
- a CDS encoding MFS transporter translates to MTNTLTHSQEPVAESKDPTLRRKAQLSSFLGSAVEYYDFLLYAAAAGLVFPSLFFGNLSPAMGTTLSFIILLIGYISRPIGSMAFGHFGDKYGRKNVLIVTLLTMGIVSVCIGLLPSANHIGVAAPIILVVLRTVQGVAVGGEWAGATLMAMEHSKRESKGLGASFAIAGGPAGAVLSTLTLALFSNISGDSFADPSSYFVTDWGWRVPFLLSAGIVVFGLYLRSQVSESPEFEQARKQGNVQTGVPLMKMLKDSPTEIVLGSLAAMAGLFMQGLQGTFMVPYIVKSTAGTENPIDRADGLMMVTIGSIIAIFVMPAIAALSDVYGRRRVMIAGGMVSIAGLWGVTSLIETGKPLLIWIGMILMVCVVQPAQYGPIGAFLSEKFDAAHRYTGSGMTFQLGSILGAGTAPLVANRLVSAESGLTPIVIYGSVLFVISSLAIYFSKETAHTETHAERFEETSVFKA, encoded by the coding sequence ATGACTAATACTTTGACTCATAGCCAGGAACCGGTTGCGGAAAGCAAGGATCCGACGTTGCGTCGGAAAGCTCAACTTTCGAGCTTTCTCGGCAGCGCCGTGGAATACTACGACTTCTTGCTGTACGCAGCAGCCGCCGGACTGGTCTTTCCCTCGTTGTTCTTCGGCAACCTCAGCCCAGCAATGGGAACCACGCTATCCTTCATCATTCTCCTCATTGGGTACATCTCCCGACCAATCGGTTCCATGGCATTCGGTCACTTTGGCGATAAATATGGGCGTAAGAACGTCCTAATTGTCACTCTGCTGACCATGGGCATCGTTTCGGTCTGTATCGGCCTCCTGCCCTCAGCAAACCACATTGGTGTCGCAGCACCGATCATTCTGGTGGTGCTACGCACGGTTCAAGGCGTTGCTGTTGGCGGTGAGTGGGCAGGCGCAACGCTTATGGCGATGGAACATTCCAAGCGGGAAAGCAAGGGATTAGGTGCGTCCTTCGCTATCGCTGGTGGCCCTGCCGGTGCGGTGCTGTCCACGCTCACGTTGGCGTTATTCTCAAACATTTCTGGAGATAGCTTTGCAGATCCTAGCTCGTACTTTGTTACTGACTGGGGCTGGCGTGTTCCGTTCCTACTCTCCGCGGGAATTGTAGTGTTCGGCCTGTACCTGCGCTCCCAGGTCAGTGAGTCCCCTGAGTTCGAGCAGGCACGCAAACAAGGCAATGTGCAAACTGGTGTCCCGCTGATGAAGATGCTCAAGGATTCTCCTACCGAGATTGTCTTGGGTTCGTTGGCTGCGATGGCTGGTCTGTTCATGCAGGGACTCCAGGGCACCTTTATGGTTCCTTACATCGTAAAGTCAACTGCGGGGACGGAGAATCCGATTGACCGCGCAGATGGCCTAATGATGGTCACCATCGGCTCCATCATCGCGATTTTTGTGATGCCGGCGATCGCGGCGTTGTCGGACGTGTATGGACGTCGTCGAGTGATGATCGCTGGTGGCATGGTCTCGATCGCAGGGCTGTGGGGTGTCACGAGTCTGATTGAAACCGGCAAGCCACTGCTCATTTGGATCGGAATGATCTTGATGGTGTGCGTAGTTCAGCCAGCACAGTACGGCCCGATCGGTGCATTCCTATCTGAGAAGTTTGATGCAGCTCACCGCTACACCGGCTCCGGAATGACCTTCCAGCTCGGTTCTATCCTCGGTGCAGGTACGGCACCGCTGGTGGCAAATCGCCTGGTCTCTGCAGAATCCGGACTCACTCCAATCGTGATTTATGGTTCTGTCCTCTTCGTCATCAGCTCCTTGGCCATCTACTTCTCCAAGGAAACCGCACATACTGAAACTCATGCGGAGCGCTTCGAAGAGACCTCCGTGTTTAAGGCCTAG
- a CDS encoding LLM class flavin-dependent oxidoreductase — MISILDLVHVRPGMTIQSAIANSVRIAQEAEQYGFHRVWYAEHHNMPTIASSATSVLIGHVANHTSTIRLGSGGVMLPNHSPLVIAEQFGTLATIHGPRIDLGLGRAPGTDQVTLRALRRSPAAAEHFPADVAELQSLLGEGRSTTDVNAYPGRGTNVPLYILGSSLFGAELAAKLGLPYAFASHFAPTHLKQAAHVYRDNYQPSEAHPEPHFIAALNAIVSDDPNQAVAEAEESFRLRVEALIGRNRKFSESDKQLLLASPAAEQVRQMLRYTAVGKPAEVAQYFREFAGEVHADELITTLAAPSVEGQLRTLRLLGTEYRT; from the coding sequence ATGATTTCCATCCTCGATCTCGTCCATGTCCGCCCCGGCATGACCATCCAGTCTGCCATCGCTAACTCGGTTCGCATCGCCCAGGAGGCCGAGCAGTACGGTTTTCACCGCGTCTGGTACGCCGAGCACCACAACATGCCGACCATCGCCTCCTCCGCCACCTCGGTCCTGATTGGCCATGTTGCGAACCACACTTCCACGATCCGTTTGGGTTCCGGTGGCGTGATGCTCCCCAACCACTCCCCACTGGTGATTGCCGAGCAGTTCGGCACCCTAGCCACCATTCACGGCCCCCGCATCGACCTCGGGCTCGGGCGTGCGCCGGGCACGGATCAGGTGACGCTGCGCGCTTTACGACGCTCCCCTGCTGCCGCGGAACATTTTCCCGCTGATGTAGCTGAACTGCAGTCCTTGCTCGGAGAAGGCCGGTCTACCACCGATGTGAATGCGTATCCGGGCCGCGGTACGAACGTGCCACTGTATATCTTGGGCTCGTCATTGTTCGGCGCCGAACTTGCCGCAAAACTGGGGCTACCCTATGCCTTTGCCTCGCATTTCGCACCGACGCATCTGAAACAAGCTGCCCATGTGTACCGGGACAACTACCAGCCCTCCGAGGCTCATCCTGAGCCACACTTCATCGCAGCACTGAACGCGATCGTCTCCGACGACCCCAACCAGGCCGTTGCTGAAGCTGAGGAGTCCTTCCGACTGCGGGTAGAAGCCCTGATTGGGAGGAATCGTAAGTTCAGCGAATCCGATAAGCAGCTGTTGTTGGCATCACCTGCCGCCGAACAGGTGCGGCAAATGTTGCGATACACCGCCGTCGGTAAGCCTGCCGAGGTAGCGCAGTACTTCCGTGAGTTCGCCGGCGAGGTGCATGCAGACGAACTCATCACTACCCTCGCTGCACCAAGTGTCGAGGGTCAGCTGCGGACGCTGCGGTTGTTAGGCACCGAATACCGCACGTAG
- a CDS encoding alpha/beta fold hydrolase, which translates to MAQIPDYRTDDFFDLEDKWLETAEGEITHYHELGEGAPILFLHGSGTGVTAAANWWLNLPELANYGRCIAIDSVGYGQTVVAEGTKYGIKEWVRHAVRVLDALGIEKTWIVGNSLGGWLAFQFAIDYPDRLLGIVSMGTGGAKLTGALKGHSNPNLTPEGIRDTLELFVVDHDLISDELVQLRYESALNDTASDRLKEVVAARDRDRNELPLDFDVLAKLDIPVLLIHGVQDRVIPVSRTWDILNVVPHADAHIFSQCGHWSQVERAEEFNEVVGKWLERHM; encoded by the coding sequence ATGGCTCAGATCCCTGATTACCGCACCGATGACTTCTTCGATTTGGAAGACAAATGGCTGGAAACCGCTGAAGGTGAAATCACGCACTACCACGAGCTGGGCGAGGGTGCACCTATCCTGTTCCTCCACGGCTCTGGTACTGGCGTCACCGCTGCTGCCAACTGGTGGCTCAACCTCCCTGAACTAGCAAACTATGGTCGCTGCATTGCGATTGACTCCGTCGGCTACGGCCAGACCGTTGTCGCAGAAGGGACCAAGTACGGTATTAAAGAGTGGGTTCGCCACGCAGTGCGCGTTTTGGACGCGCTGGGCATCGAAAAGACCTGGATCGTTGGCAACTCCCTCGGCGGCTGGCTGGCCTTCCAATTTGCTATTGACTACCCGGATCGCCTGCTGGGCATCGTCTCCATGGGTACCGGTGGCGCAAAGCTCACCGGGGCACTGAAGGGGCACTCAAACCCGAACCTCACCCCGGAAGGCATCCGGGATACCCTGGAGCTGTTCGTTGTCGATCATGACCTGATTTCCGACGAGTTGGTGCAGCTGCGCTACGAATCCGCGCTCAATGACACCGCGTCGGATCGGCTCAAGGAAGTGGTCGCTGCTCGTGACCGCGACCGCAACGAACTGCCTCTCGACTTCGACGTCTTGGCCAAGCTCGACATCCCCGTCTTGCTTATCCACGGCGTACAGGATCGCGTGATCCCAGTGTCTCGTACCTGGGACATCCTCAACGTTGTGCCACACGCTGATGCACACATTTTCTCGCAATGTGGCCACTGGTCTCAGGTGGAGCGAGCAGAAGAATTCAATGAAGTGGTAGGGAAGTGGCTCGAACGCCACATGTAA
- a CDS encoding ISL3 family transposase codes for MQPTTGNLVADTICRTAEIGLTITGAADAGNITIIDATPVAVNHTCPDCGHPGKLRDHTLRRLVDLPVVGFPTRLDVRVPRFLCTEPFCSRKIFQASLACADDGSKLTHRVTRWILQRLAIDRMSVSATAKVLGIGWDLVNQVALDACRQLVYDDPHHLDGVRILGVDEHVWKHTRGQPSNLVTILVDLTPLVDGRGPARLLDMRPGRSADVLRGWLQERDPGFRRQVQVVTMDGFTGYATAVEEQLPQANKVMDPFHVVHLAADKLTGCRQRLQRETTGRRGRKDDPLYKYRRTLLTRTNYLTERQKQRLDMLWATDDDYVALEVTWMFYQDLITAYGHPQKSEGKKLMERIITTLRKGLPKGLEELAQLGRTLWRRREDVLAYFDIGASNGPVEAINGRLEHLRGIALGFRNLNHYILRCLIHSGQLQDKINAL; via the coding sequence GTGCAGCCTACTACTGGCAACCTCGTCGCCGACACCATCTGCCGCACCGCAGAAATCGGCCTCACGATCACCGGAGCCGCCGACGCCGGAAACATCACCATCATCGACGCCACCCCGGTGGCCGTGAACCACACCTGCCCGGACTGCGGGCACCCCGGGAAGCTGAGGGATCACACCCTGCGCCGGCTCGTTGATCTTCCCGTCGTCGGGTTCCCCACCCGCCTGGACGTCCGCGTCCCCCGCTTTCTGTGCACAGAGCCCTTCTGCTCTAGGAAGATCTTCCAGGCATCCCTGGCCTGCGCGGATGACGGATCCAAGCTCACCCACCGAGTCACCCGCTGGATCCTCCAGCGCCTCGCCATTGACCGGATGAGTGTGTCTGCCACCGCCAAAGTACTCGGTATCGGCTGGGACCTGGTCAACCAGGTCGCACTCGATGCCTGCCGCCAGCTCGTCTACGACGACCCGCACCACCTCGACGGCGTGCGCATCCTCGGAGTCGATGAGCACGTCTGGAAACACACCCGAGGTCAGCCCTCGAACCTGGTGACCATCCTCGTGGACCTCACCCCACTGGTCGACGGCCGCGGGCCCGCCCGACTACTGGACATGCGACCGGGGCGGTCCGCGGACGTGCTGCGCGGGTGGCTGCAGGAACGCGACCCCGGCTTCCGTCGCCAAGTGCAGGTGGTGACCATGGACGGCTTCACCGGTTATGCCACCGCAGTCGAAGAGCAACTACCACAGGCAAATAAAGTCATGGACCCTTTCCATGTGGTGCATCTGGCGGCTGACAAACTCACCGGGTGCCGGCAACGACTCCAACGAGAGACCACCGGACGCCGCGGACGCAAAGATGATCCGCTGTATAAGTACCGTCGCACCCTGTTGACCAGGACGAACTACCTCACCGAGCGGCAGAAACAACGCCTGGACATGCTGTGGGCCACCGACGATGACTACGTGGCACTCGAGGTCACCTGGATGTTCTACCAGGACCTGATCACAGCATACGGGCACCCGCAGAAATCAGAAGGCAAGAAGTTGATGGAACGGATCATCACCACCCTGCGCAAAGGCTTGCCGAAAGGTCTGGAGGAGCTGGCTCAACTCGGGAGAACCCTGTGGCGTCGGCGGGAAGATGTGCTCGCCTACTTCGATATCGGGGCGTCCAACGGGCCGGTCGAGGCCATCAACGGCAGGCTCGAGCACCTACGGGGGATCGCCCTGGGATTCCGAAACCTCAACCACTACATCTTGCGGTGCCTGATCCACTCCGGACAACTACAGGACAAGATCAACGCACTCTAA